A genomic region of Bosea sp. 124 contains the following coding sequences:
- the rsmH gene encoding 16S rRNA (cytosine(1402)-N(4))-methyltransferase RsmH — MKGRGKREDGAIGEVANAAAHVPVLLAEVLAALAPKPGGRYLDGTFGAGGYARAILDAAPGATLLALDRDPTAIAGGADLVAAMAGRLTLSQARFGELAEEAERFRMVPLDGVVLDIGVSSMQIDQAERGFSFRFDGPLDMRMARAGRSAADLVNEAEEGLLANIFYHYGEERRSRAVARAVVEARRKAPLTTTKQLAELVASIVWAEPGGAHPATRVFQALRIAVNDELGELVAALHAAEAVLAPGGRLVVVTFHSLEDRIVKQFLAERSGRAPAGSRHAPVVAVAQPTFSLVNRGPVAASEAEMRSNSRARSAKLRAAERNAAPARPAEPDLVALAGIPEPQPRRRT, encoded by the coding sequence ATGAAGGGCCGTGGCAAGCGCGAGGACGGCGCCATCGGCGAGGTGGCGAATGCCGCGGCGCATGTTCCAGTGCTTCTGGCGGAGGTGCTGGCCGCGCTCGCTCCGAAGCCGGGTGGGCGCTATCTCGACGGCACCTTCGGCGCAGGCGGCTATGCGCGCGCCATTCTCGATGCGGCGCCCGGCGCCACGCTTCTGGCGCTCGACCGCGATCCAACCGCGATCGCCGGGGGCGCCGACCTCGTGGCGGCGATGGCCGGGCGGCTGACGCTGTCGCAGGCGCGTTTCGGCGAACTCGCCGAGGAGGCCGAGCGTTTCCGGATGGTGCCGCTCGATGGCGTCGTGCTCGACATCGGCGTCTCGTCCATGCAGATCGATCAGGCGGAGCGCGGTTTTTCGTTCCGCTTCGACGGACCGCTCGACATGCGGATGGCGCGCGCGGGCCGCAGTGCCGCCGACCTCGTCAACGAAGCGGAGGAGGGGCTGCTCGCCAACATCTTCTATCATTACGGCGAGGAGCGCCGCTCGCGCGCCGTGGCCCGCGCCGTCGTCGAGGCAAGGCGCAAGGCGCCGCTGACGACGACGAAGCAACTGGCCGAACTCGTCGCCAGCATCGTCTGGGCCGAGCCCGGCGGGGCGCATCCGGCGACGCGCGTCTTCCAGGCGCTGCGCATCGCGGTCAATGACGAACTCGGCGAGCTGGTGGCGGCGCTGCACGCCGCCGAAGCGGTCCTGGCTCCAGGCGGGCGGCTCGTCGTCGTGACCTTCCATTCCCTGGAAGACCGCATCGTCAAGCAGTTCCTGGCCGAGCGTTCGGGGCGGGCCCCGGCCGGCTCGCGCCATGCGCCGGTCGTTGCCGTGGCGCAGCCGACCTTCAGCCTCGTCAATCGCGGGCCGGTCGCCGCCTCCGAGGCCGAGATGCGGAGCAATTCGCGCGCGCGCTCGGCGAAGCTCAGGGCCGCAGAGCGCAATGCCGCGCCGGCACGGCCGGCCGAGCCCGATCTCGTCGCGCTCGCCGGCATCCCCGAGCCCCAGCCCCGCCGGAGGACCTGA
- a CDS encoding GNAT family N-acetyltransferase has product MTALSCHIRKATPADQPRIHAIRMGVSENVLSDPSRVTDQEIAWYREQAVFLVADDGGEVVAFSCANHQTGLVWALFVDPAHEGRGHGRALLDAALERLKAVGHAQAHLSTGAGTRAERFYRRHGWRDMGRDLDGQIVFVRAL; this is encoded by the coding sequence ATGACCGCACTTTCCTGCCACATTCGCAAGGCGACGCCAGCCGACCAGCCGCGCATCCACGCGATCCGGATGGGCGTGAGCGAGAACGTGCTCTCCGATCCGTCCAGGGTGACGGATCAAGAGATCGCCTGGTATCGCGAGCAGGCCGTATTCCTGGTGGCCGATGACGGCGGCGAGGTGGTCGCGTTTTCCTGCGCCAACCATCAGACGGGGCTGGTCTGGGCGCTTTTCGTCGATCCCGCCCATGAGGGGCGCGGCCATGGTCGGGCGCTGCTCGATGCGGCTCTGGAGCGGCTCAAGGCCGTCGGCCACGCACAGGCCCATCTTTCGACCGGCGCCGGCACGCGGGCGGAGCGTTTCTATCGCCGCCATGGCTGGCGCGACATGGGGCGCGACCTCGACGGTCAGATCGTCTTCGTCAGGGCGCTCTGA
- a CDS encoding TerB family tellurite resistance protein translates to MVSSFWGALGGGGLGLVLGGPLGALVGALAGHMLVDREGAPFGSAPRELIFTTGLVALAAKMARSDGVVTRDEVAAFHRIVTVPPDQQKRIEMLFDLAKQTSAGFEAYAGQIAESFRDEPALLEDVLDGLFLIAAADGAIHQDEHAYLREVAAIFSIGDADFARIEARHARRADDPYLVLGASREMNDADLRRHYRQLVAQTHPDREIARGLPEEAVAIATRRLAAINAAWDRIEKERGLAARLTSEPA, encoded by the coding sequence ATGGTTTCGTCATTCTGGGGGGCACTGGGCGGCGGAGGCCTGGGTCTCGTGCTCGGCGGCCCGCTCGGTGCGCTCGTCGGCGCGCTGGCCGGGCACATGCTGGTCGACCGCGAGGGCGCGCCCTTCGGCTCGGCTCCACGCGAGCTGATCTTCACCACCGGACTCGTCGCGCTCGCGGCCAAGATGGCGCGCTCGGACGGCGTGGTCACGCGCGACGAGGTCGCCGCGTTTCACCGCATCGTCACCGTCCCGCCCGATCAGCAGAAGCGCATCGAAATGCTGTTCGACCTCGCCAAGCAGACCAGCGCCGGCTTCGAGGCCTATGCCGGGCAGATCGCCGAGAGCTTCCGCGACGAGCCCGCCCTGCTGGAGGACGTGCTCGACGGCCTCTTCCTGATCGCAGCCGCCGATGGCGCGATCCATCAGGACGAGCACGCCTATCTGCGCGAGGTGGCGGCGATCTTCAGCATCGGCGATGCCGATTTCGCCCGGATCGAGGCCCGTCACGCCCGTCGCGCCGACGACCCCTATCTCGTTCTCGGCGCCAGCCGCGAGATGAACGACGCCGATCTCAGGCGGCATTACCGTCAGCTCGTGGCGCAGACGCATCCGGACCGCGAGATCGCCAGGGGGCTGCCCGAGGAAGCGGTGGCGATCGCAACGCGCCGGCTCGCCGCGATCAATGCGGCGTGGGACCGGATCGAGAAGGAACGCGGCCTGGCAGCGAGGCTGACGAGCGAACCCGCATGA
- a CDS encoding division/cell wall cluster transcriptional repressor MraZ — translation MTDRFVSNFTNRLDAKGRVSIPSSFRAVLAKDGYEGLYVHPALDLAAFDAGGYALRRTIDEILARFSPFSEEWESLSTALNGTSEVLRVDPEGRIMLSEALKAHVGITDTVTFVGHGHKFQIWEPQQFQAHLEAAKSKLRDVKRALGAQSLAPAGAGT, via the coding sequence TTGACGGACCGCTTCGTCTCGAATTTCACCAACCGGCTGGACGCGAAGGGGCGTGTCTCGATTCCGTCGAGCTTTCGCGCCGTGCTGGCAAAGGATGGCTACGAGGGGCTCTACGTCCATCCGGCGCTCGATCTCGCCGCCTTCGACGCTGGCGGCTATGCGCTTCGCCGGACCATCGACGAGATTCTGGCGCGCTTCTCGCCCTTCTCGGAGGAGTGGGAGTCGCTGTCGACGGCGCTGAACGGCACCTCCGAGGTGCTGAGGGTCGATCCGGAGGGGCGCATCATGCTGAGCGAGGCGCTGAAGGCGCATGTCGGGATCACGGACACGGTGACCTTCGTCGGGCATGGCCACAAATTCCAGATCTGGGAGCCCCAGCAGTTCCAGGCGCATCTCGAAGCGGCGAAGTCGAAGCTGCGCGACGTGAAGCGCGCGCTCGGAGCGCAGTCGCTGGCGCCGGCGGGGGCCGGGACATGA
- a CDS encoding ABC transporter permease gives MSIFEAVRSALSAIGANALRSALTMLGIIIGVAAVIAMVAIGSGARERVTAQIKSLGANLAIIQSGNVTQGGVRLGAGASSTLTDEDATAIAKEIEDVLAAAPVIVTRAQAVYAGTNWSTQITATDLDFFAAREWDVTEGRLFEPEELRRGEIVAIIGQTVARNLFGEQNPIDQQFRIRNVPFKVIGVMAPKGQSALGQDQDDVIFVPLDTGRRRIIGRNYARDRSVQTIMVKFASEDAIAPGIEQTGALLRQRHRLMADQDDDFIVRNLTEIANTATQAATTLSWLLAAVAGVSLLVGGIGIMNIMLVSVTERTREIGLRLAVGARQRDVLAQFLIEATTLATIGGAVGIALGVGSALTIARIAGWPSVVSIETILIAVGVSGMIGVFFGFYPARQAARLDPIEALRRE, from the coding sequence ATGAGCATTTTCGAAGCCGTCCGCTCTGCCCTCTCCGCCATCGGCGCGAACGCGCTGCGCTCGGCCCTGACCATGCTCGGCATCATCATCGGTGTCGCCGCTGTCATCGCGATGGTCGCGATCGGCTCGGGCGCACGCGAGCGCGTGACCGCGCAGATCAAGTCGCTCGGCGCCAACCTCGCCATCATCCAGTCCGGCAACGTGACGCAGGGCGGCGTCCGTCTCGGCGCCGGCGCCTCGTCGACGCTGACCGACGAGGATGCGACAGCGATCGCCAAGGAGATCGAGGACGTCTTGGCCGCCGCACCCGTCATCGTCACCCGCGCCCAGGCCGTCTATGCCGGCACCAACTGGTCGACGCAGATCACGGCGACGGACCTCGATTTCTTCGCCGCGCGCGAATGGGACGTCACCGAGGGCCGCCTGTTCGAGCCAGAGGAGCTGCGCCGGGGCGAGATCGTCGCCATCATCGGCCAGACGGTGGCGCGCAATCTCTTCGGCGAGCAGAACCCGATCGACCAGCAGTTCCGCATCCGCAACGTGCCCTTCAAGGTCATCGGCGTGATGGCGCCCAAGGGTCAGTCGGCGCTGGGGCAGGATCAGGACGACGTCATCTTCGTGCCCCTCGATACGGGCCGGCGCCGGATCATCGGGCGCAACTATGCCCGCGACCGTTCGGTCCAGACCATCATGGTGAAATTCGCCAGCGAGGATGCGATCGCGCCCGGTATCGAGCAGACCGGCGCGCTGCTGCGCCAGCGCCACCGCCTGATGGCCGATCAGGACGATGATTTCATCGTCCGCAACCTGACCGAGATCGCCAACACCGCGACGCAGGCCGCAACCACCCTGTCCTGGCTGCTGGCGGCCGTCGCCGGCGTCTCGCTGCTCGTCGGCGGCATCGGCATCATGAACATCATGCTGGTCTCGGTCACCGAGCGCACCCGCGAGATCGGGCTCAGGCTGGCGGTCGGCGCACGGCAGCGCGATGTGCTGGCACAGTTCCTGATCGAGGCGACGACGCTCGCGACCATCGGCGGCGCGGTCGGGATCGCGCTCGGCGTCGGCTCGGCGCTCACGATTGCGCGAATAGCCGGGTGGCCGTCGGTCGTCTCGATCGAGACGATCCTGATCGCTGTGGGCGTGTCCGGCATGATCGGCGTGTTTTTCGGGTTCTACCCCGCAAGGCAGGCCGCGCGGCTCGACCCCATCGAGGCGCTGCGGCGCGAATGA
- a CDS encoding transglycosylase SLT domain-containing protein, with product MNDETDARAFIVKEAEIQRAKGAVEAGGDKAETVAAEAGSTAAAKARPARAAALAAPAGSDGLKALVARHAAANGVPFSLADAIVRVESRYNPRAAHAGNYGLMQIRHQTARGMGYSGGAGGLLDAETNARYAMKYLAMAYRAAGGDTCRTIMKYQSGHMAERMSGANRTYCAKVRTITARN from the coding sequence GTGAATGACGAGACGGACGCTCGCGCGTTCATTGTCAAGGAGGCGGAGATCCAGCGCGCGAAGGGGGCTGTCGAAGCCGGTGGGGACAAGGCCGAGACCGTTGCCGCCGAGGCAGGGTCGACGGCTGCCGCGAAGGCCAGACCGGCTCGCGCCGCCGCGCTCGCGGCGCCGGCAGGGTCGGACGGGCTCAAGGCGCTGGTCGCGCGCCATGCGGCTGCCAACGGCGTGCCGTTCTCGCTGGCCGACGCGATCGTGCGGGTCGAGAGCCGCTACAATCCCCGCGCCGCCCATGCCGGCAATTACGGGCTGATGCAGATCCGCCATCAGACGGCGCGCGGTATGGGCTATTCCGGCGGAGCCGGCGGCCTGCTCGATGCCGAGACCAACGCGCGCTACGCCATGAAGTACTTGGCGATGGCCTATCGCGCTGCCGGTGGCGACACCTGCCGCACCATCATGAAATATCAGAGCGGCCATATGGCCGAACGCATGAGCGGCGCCAACCGGACCTATTGCGCCAAGGTGCGCACGATCACGGCCCGCAACTGA
- a CDS encoding MarR family transcriptional regulator, with translation MTAKKVPERRSPRLEEQLCFAVYQTGHAFTRLYRSILADLGLTYPQYLVMLVLWERDGLSVKALGERLALDSGTLTPLLKRLEASGLIRRARSREDERQVLLHLTEAGEALREKGGCVPEAMGRAIGAAVNPDRRLLSDLEALRDALLKAAGQG, from the coding sequence ATGACGGCGAAGAAGGTTCCCGAACGACGCTCGCCCCGGCTGGAGGAGCAGCTCTGCTTTGCGGTCTACCAGACGGGGCATGCCTTCACCCGGCTGTACCGCTCGATCCTGGCCGATCTTGGTCTGACCTATCCGCAATATCTCGTCATGCTCGTGCTGTGGGAGCGCGACGGACTCTCTGTGAAGGCGCTCGGCGAGCGGCTGGCGCTGGATTCCGGTACGCTGACGCCGCTGCTCAAGCGTCTCGAGGCGTCGGGCCTGATCCGCCGCGCGCGCAGCCGCGAGGATGAGCGGCAGGTTCTGCTGCATCTGACGGAGGCCGGAGAGGCGCTGCGGGAGAAGGGCGGCTGCGTTCCCGAGGCGATGGGACGGGCGATCGGCGCGGCCGTCAATCCCGACCGGCGGCTGCTGTCGGATCTCGAGGCGCTGCGCGACGCCTTGCTAAAGGCTGCGGGCCAGGGTTGA
- a CDS encoding organic hydroperoxide resistance protein, with product MKILYTAHGSATGGREGKAATDTGNIAVVLNTPKELGGGGGDGTNPEQLFSMGYSACFLGALKFVAGKEKVKIPDDAKVSADVGIGPRDDGGGFGLEVTLTISVPGVDKAVVEDLVQKAHIVCPYSNATRGNIPVELKVA from the coding sequence ATGAAGATCCTCTACACTGCACACGGCTCCGCCACCGGCGGCCGCGAAGGCAAGGCCGCGACCGACACGGGCAACATCGCGGTCGTACTGAACACCCCGAAGGAACTCGGCGGCGGCGGTGGCGACGGCACCAATCCGGAACAGCTCTTCTCGATGGGATATTCCGCCTGCTTCCTCGGCGCGCTGAAATTCGTCGCCGGCAAGGAGAAGGTGAAGATCCCCGATGACGCGAAGGTCAGCGCCGATGTCGGCATCGGCCCGCGCGACGATGGCGGCGGCTTCGGTCTCGAGGTCACGCTGACGATTTCGGTGCCGGGCGTCGACAAGGCCGTCGTCGAGGACCTCGTCCAGAAGGCCCATATCGTCTGCCCGTATTCGAACGCGACGAGGGGCAACATCCCGGTCGAGCTGAAGGTCGCGTGA
- a CDS encoding flavodoxin family protein, with the protein MTKIAIVFHSGYGHTKKVAETVQAGAAAAGASVDLVAIDAEGNVPEAGWETLKAADGIIFGSPTYMGMVSWQFKKFADASSKPWYTMDWKGKVAAGFTNSATLNGDKGSTIAYLSTLAAQHKMLWTGTGMHPSNAKAHGRDDLNHLGGYLGLLVTSPSDAGVDEMVAGDLKTAEAFGRNVAEVVKSVKG; encoded by the coding sequence ATGACCAAGATCGCGATCGTCTTTCATTCCGGCTATGGCCACACCAAGAAGGTCGCCGAGACCGTGCAGGCGGGCGCTGCCGCCGCGGGCGCCAGTGTCGATCTCGTCGCTATCGACGCCGAGGGCAATGTTCCGGAAGCCGGCTGGGAGACGCTGAAGGCCGCTGACGGTATCATCTTCGGCTCGCCGACCTATATGGGCATGGTCTCCTGGCAGTTCAAAAAGTTTGCCGACGCCTCGAGCAAGCCCTGGTACACGATGGACTGGAAGGGCAAGGTCGCCGCCGGCTTCACCAATTCGGCGACGCTGAACGGCGACAAGGGCTCGACCATCGCCTATCTCTCGACGCTCGCCGCCCAGCACAAGATGCTCTGGACCGGCACTGGCATGCACCCGTCCAACGCCAAGGCCCATGGCCGCGACGACCTCAACCATCTCGGCGGCTATCTCGGCTTGCTCGTGACGTCGCCGTCGGATGCCGGCGTCGACGAGATGGTCGCGGGCGATCTGAAGACGGCCGAAGCCTTCGGCCGGAATGTCGCCGAAGTGGTGAAGAGCGTGAAGGGCTGA
- a CDS encoding ABC transporter ATP-binding protein, with the protein MPLIEARELSRVYDLDSGRVTALDRVSLDIEAGDLVAVMGPSGSGKSTFMNLIGCLDRPTGGHYRLDGVAVETLGSDGLAELRNRKLGFVFQQFNLLPRVDACANVELPMVYAGADRKTRRERALAALGRVGLAERAHHRPMQLSGGQQQRVAIARALVNEPRLLLADEPTGALDSRTALEILALFQNLNSEGVTVVLVTHDAEVARHARRVIRFRDGRLLSDQRQQPADARAALAALDAGVIEPEAVAEAVI; encoded by the coding sequence ATGCCCCTGATCGAAGCCCGCGAACTTTCCCGTGTCTACGATCTCGATTCCGGTCGCGTCACCGCGCTCGACCGCGTCTCGCTCGACATCGAGGCGGGCGATCTCGTCGCGGTGATGGGCCCGTCCGGCTCGGGCAAATCGACCTTCATGAACCTGATCGGCTGCCTCGACCGTCCGACCGGCGGGCACTACCGGCTCGACGGCGTCGCGGTCGAGACGCTGGGGAGCGACGGGCTCGCGGAGCTGCGCAACCGCAAGCTCGGCTTCGTCTTCCAGCAGTTCAACCTGCTGCCGCGGGTCGATGCCTGCGCCAATGTCGAACTGCCGATGGTCTATGCCGGAGCCGACCGGAAAACGCGCCGCGAGCGGGCGCTCGCCGCGCTCGGTCGCGTCGGCCTCGCTGAGCGCGCTCATCACCGCCCGATGCAGCTCTCCGGCGGCCAGCAGCAGCGCGTCGCTATTGCGCGAGCGCTGGTCAACGAGCCGCGCCTGCTGCTCGCCGACGAGCCGACCGGCGCACTCGATAGCCGCACCGCCCTCGAGATCCTCGCTTTGTTCCAGAACCTTAACAGCGAGGGCGTCACCGTGGTTCTCGTCACCCATGACGCGGAGGTCGCGCGCCATGCGCGCCGTGTCATTCGCTTCCGCGACGGGCGCCTGCTCAGCGACCAGCGCCAGCAGCCGGCCGATGCCCGCGCCGCGCTCGCAGCGCTCGACGCCGGCGTCATCGAGCCCGAGGCCGTCGCGGAGGCTGTGATATGA
- a CDS encoding diguanylate cyclase — MNHHPSPALAASSLYEQATLGPGGAWSCDLATEVLTWTDEVYDLFGLQRGSALKRAATLDVYQSQSRSEMDQRRAAAIQTGKGFSLDCQLRTAGQSRWMRLRVGVGYEHARPVRIFGSKQDITAEKKMWDGLVTLAGSDPLTGLANRRAFEDAIRELSRHAEGSHGFALAVLCVDDFEAIRDRHDHAGANDCLRCLGERLARLFPDAILVSRIGGCEFALLLRVPGGHAALATTLDGAHRLLSRPVPREAQAIGIGISVGAAMMKPTHRHDPKKLFAEADAALYVARAAGQSRVRIFDGMIARPVAASSLAV, encoded by the coding sequence TTGAACCATCATCCCAGTCCCGCCCTCGCCGCCAGCAGCCTCTACGAGCAGGCGACGCTCGGGCCGGGGGGCGCCTGGTCGTGCGATCTCGCGACCGAAGTGCTGACCTGGACCGACGAGGTCTACGACCTGTTCGGCCTGCAGCGCGGCTCGGCGCTCAAGCGCGCTGCGACGCTCGACGTCTATCAGAGCCAGAGCCGCAGCGAGATGGATCAGCGCCGCGCCGCCGCCATCCAGACCGGGAAGGGCTTTTCCCTAGACTGCCAGCTTCGGACTGCCGGGCAAAGCCGCTGGATGCGCCTGCGCGTCGGCGTGGGCTACGAGCACGCGCGGCCCGTCCGCATCTTCGGCTCGAAGCAGGATATCACCGCCGAGAAGAAGATGTGGGACGGGCTCGTCACGCTCGCCGGCAGCGATCCGCTGACGGGCCTCGCGAACCGCCGCGCCTTCGAGGACGCCATCCGCGAACTGAGCCGCCATGCCGAAGGCTCGCATGGCTTTGCCCTGGCCGTGCTCTGCGTCGACGATTTCGAAGCGATCCGGGACCGGCATGACCATGCCGGCGCCAATGACTGCCTGCGCTGCCTCGGCGAGCGGCTGGCGCGGCTTTTTCCCGACGCGATCCTGGTCTCGCGCATCGGCGGCTGCGAATTCGCGCTGCTGCTGCGGGTTCCCGGCGGGCATGCCGCCCTGGCGACGACGCTGGACGGCGCCCACAGGCTGCTGTCGCGCCCGGTGCCGCGCGAGGCGCAGGCGATCGGCATCGGCATCTCGGTCGGCGCCGCGATGATGAAGCCGACGCACCGGCACGACCCCAAGAAGCTCTTCGCCGAAGCCGACGCGGCGCTCTACGTCGCCAGGGCCGCCGGCCAGAGCCGGGTTCGCATCTTCGACGGCATGATCGCGAGGCCGGTCGCGGCCTCCTCGCTCGCGGTCTGA
- a CDS encoding efflux RND transporter periplasmic adaptor subunit translates to MRKWLIGSGLVALVAAAGYWGLRPAGGPAHDAAYRTAAVDRGQITAAVRATGTLTPMTTVLVGSQLSGQIVEILADYNSQVKAGQIVARLNSDQIKTRRDAAQADVAQAKADLMVKRAQLDRARSTRLKANSTVKDLEAQRDRTAAQLADARRTFERQNELFNRNTGAQQALDTARTQVEVQVATLASSEAQITSAKAELNGLDADILLAEGQVQSGEALIGSREAKLKDILIDLERTDIRSPVDGVVVQRQVDLGQTVAASLSTPTLFQIAQDLRIIDIYANVDEADVGRLKPGQPVSFTVNAYPNRSFEGRVEMVRLGAQTIQNVVTYTGVIRVENADMALLPGMTANLQVVTEDRRDVLRIANAALRFRPAGAAVPPAPAALPRTAQGQGPAQGASPAQGGRGGVQGAAFRERIETELQPTPEQKQAITALLQERRAGAREAMAGLSDEERRAAFRKARIEMVAKVAAVLDPERKAKFEAMMQEGRATPQQGAPGRVYVLGDDGQPKAVPVMLGPTDGAYTEIVSGDLKDGQPAIIGGGPRTTAAATPAPAGGPPVRGPRLF, encoded by the coding sequence TTGCGCAAGTGGTTGATCGGGTCTGGACTGGTGGCCCTCGTCGCGGCGGCCGGCTACTGGGGGCTGCGCCCTGCCGGCGGACCGGCCCATGACGCGGCCTACCGCACCGCCGCCGTCGACCGCGGCCAGATCACCGCCGCCGTCCGCGCGACCGGCACGCTGACGCCGATGACGACGGTGCTGGTCGGCTCCCAGCTTTCGGGCCAGATCGTCGAAATCCTCGCCGACTACAATTCACAGGTGAAAGCCGGGCAGATCGTCGCCCGCCTGAACAGCGATCAGATTAAGACGCGGCGCGATGCCGCCCAGGCCGATGTCGCCCAGGCGAAGGCCGATCTCATGGTCAAGCGCGCCCAGCTCGACCGCGCCCGCTCGACGCGGCTCAAGGCGAATTCGACGGTCAAGGACCTCGAGGCGCAGCGTGACCGCACGGCGGCGCAGCTTGCCGATGCCCGGCGCACCTTCGAGCGCCAGAACGAGCTCTTCAACCGCAACACCGGCGCGCAGCAGGCCCTCGACACCGCCCGCACGCAGGTCGAGGTCCAGGTTGCGACGCTCGCCTCAAGCGAGGCCCAGATCACCTCGGCGAAGGCCGAACTCAATGGGCTCGACGCCGACATCCTCCTCGCCGAGGGGCAGGTGCAGTCCGGCGAAGCGCTGATCGGCAGCCGCGAGGCCAAGCTCAAGGACATCCTGATCGACCTCGAGCGCACCGACATCCGCTCGCCAGTCGATGGCGTCGTGGTCCAGCGCCAGGTCGATCTCGGCCAGACGGTCGCCGCCTCGCTCTCGACCCCGACGCTGTTCCAGATCGCGCAGGACCTGCGCATCATCGACATCTACGCCAATGTCGACGAGGCCGATGTCGGGCGGCTGAAGCCGGGCCAGCCGGTCTCCTTCACGGTCAACGCCTATCCCAATCGCAGCTTCGAGGGCCGCGTCGAGATGGTGCGCCTCGGCGCCCAGACCATCCAGAACGTCGTCACCTATACCGGCGTGATACGCGTCGAGAACGCCGACATGGCGCTGCTGCCGGGCATGACCGCAAATCTCCAGGTCGTCACCGAGGATCGCCGCGACGTGCTGCGCATCGCCAATGCGGCGCTGCGCTTCCGGCCGGCCGGCGCAGCCGTGCCCCCCGCACCTGCCGCCCTTCCGCGCACCGCGCAGGGGCAGGGTCCGGCGCAGGGAGCGAGCCCGGCCCAAGGCGGCCGTGGCGGCGTCCAGGGCGCGGCCTTCCGCGAGCGCATCGAGACCGAATTGCAGCCGACGCCGGAGCAGAAGCAGGCCATCACGGCGCTGCTGCAGGAGCGCCGCGCCGGTGCCCGCGAGGCGATGGCCGGCCTGTCGGACGAGGAGCGCCGTGCCGCCTTCCGCAAGGCCCGCATCGAGATGGTCGCCAAGGTCGCCGCCGTTCTCGACCCCGAGCGCAAGGCGAAGTTCGAGGCGATGATGCAGGAGGGTCGCGCGACACCGCAGCAGGGCGCGCCCGGCCGCGTCTATGTGCTCGGCGACGACGGCCAGCCGAAAGCCGTGCCGGTCATGCTCGGCCCTACCGACGGCGCCTATACCGAAATCGTCTCCGGCGATCTCAAGGACGGCCAGCCGGCAATCATCGGCGGCGGACCCCGCACCACGGCCGCAGCGACACCGGCGCCGGCCGGAGGGCCGCCCGTGCGTGGCCCACGGCTGTTCTGA